CACCTGGCCCCGGGGACACCACTGTATCACTATAAAACCCAGAGGAAACAAGGAACAAGTGCAAGTCCGGGGAGAGGGGCCACTGTCACGCAGAGAGGTCACTGTTATCAAAACGCTCCTGGTCGTACACTTCAGCCACCACCTTGCGGCCAGCAAACCAGCGGCCATTGAGGGCCTGGATGGCCTTATGAGTCTCGGAGGCTATGGAAAACTCCACAAAGATCTTGACAATGATTTCCGCATCCTCCTCCTCGCCTTGTTTCTCTTGGTAGATGATGACGCGGTTCACGGCCCCGAACTTGCCACACTCCTCTGTCACCTCCCCTTCCAGGTCATCATCGATGTCCTTGGGGTCCACCATGTTGCGCAGAACCATCACTGTAGACTGTGGGGCAGGGCCGAGGGGAAGACAGCTGAGCACTGCGGCCCCGCCCCCTACCttgcccctccctgcctcccccgcCCACCCCGCCCCTCTGCCTACCTCCTGCTTGCGGAGCAGCTTCTGCATCACCATGTGGCGGGCGCTGCTGCCCGAGATGCTCATGTGCTCCTGCTCGCTCAGCATCTCTGGCCGCTCTGACTCGGGAAAcagctcctcttcttccttctccttcttgggCTCCAGGAGACCCAGCGTCGGAGGGCTGGCGAGGATGGGGTTCACCACTCCCACCGAGGGGATGGTGACCGGGATAGGAGGACGTGCTGGGGTCACACCTGCAGGAAAATCAACCAGGTCCATCAGTCACTCCCTACCACCCCCCTTCCCAGAAAGGCACAGAGCTGGCTTGCCCTGGGCTCAGACGGTTGTGCCCAGACCAACAGGGCCAGGCAGCTGAGGGCAGCGAGCCTAGAGACGCCaggacaggagaggagaggatCTGGTACCACTTAGACTCACCTGTGATGACTCCAGGTGCCTGGGCAGCCATGACAGCCTGGGGCAAAGTGCCCAGGGGCTGGGCCAGGGTCAGTGCTGGGGACACCAGTCCAGGTGTGCCCAGGGTACCCAGCACCGCTGCTCCGGCCACTGCTTCCTGCAACCCAAAAGGTTACCGTGCTCAGTCCCTGGTCTGGCTACTCAAGACCACCTTGGATCAGTCTCCAAGGAATCAGGGGCCGGCCTGCCCACCCTCAAGCTGACACAGCTGTGTGGGCCCTCACCTGAGCTGTGATCTTGGCAGTGGCTGCAGCAGCTGCCACAGCAGCGGCAGGTGGGAGGCCTCCAGGCGTGGCTGGTGTGAGTAGGGGCATGGGCGGTGTGACGGCCTTGCCCACCCGCAAGTACTGCCCACCCAGGTCAAAGAGGTTCATGGAGGACACAGCATCTTGGGACGACTGGGCCTTCTCGTACTCTGTGGGCAGGAGCAGCAGTGAGCAGGGCCGGCCCCAGCCTCAGGTGGCCCCCGTCCCGTTCAGCCGCCCCAGCTCACCAATGAAGCCGTAGCCCTTGTGCTTGCCAGTTGTGGGGTCCCGGGCCAGTGTGCAAGACTTGATCTTGCCAAAGGCCTCAAACACACTCTTGATGTCATCGTCTGAGAGGTCCTGGTGCACAGAGGCCACGTAGATGCGGTTGAAGGCCCGTGCCTCCTCAGCCAGCTGGTCTATGATGGGCTGGGCCTGCCCTATGTTGCTGGGTCTGCCCACCTGGGGAAGAGGCGGCAATATGGAAAGACCGGTCAACCCAGGCCCGGCCACAAAAGGCTTCTGTGGAGGGGCAGCCCTGCACGCCTGCGGGAACAAGGCCTTGGCTCCCTGCCTCACCTTGATGTTCCTGCCCCCCAGCATCACCGAGTTCATCTGCTCCAAGGCCAGCTGTGCAGCTTCGGGGACCTCATACTCCACGAAGGCAAAGCCCTAGACACAGGGACACACCTGTCAGGCTGCGCGAGCCCAGGGGTGGGGGCAAGCCCAAAGTGGCCAGGGTGGACCAAGCCTGCTGACCTTGTGCTTCATGGTGACGGAGTCCCAGGACATGTCGATGCTCTTGATGGGGCCAAAGGGGGCAAAGGCCTGGCGGATGGTGTCCTCCCCCAGCTCGTAGTAGATGGAGCCCACATAGACGCGGCACATGATGGCCAGCGCCCGCTGCCGCTGAGCCGCCATCTGCAGCAGGACAGAGGGGAGAGAACCGCTGGCTCGTCAGGGGCGGCAGGAGGCTGGGCAGCCCACTCCCCTCCTGGCCCACCCACTCAGCTCTGCTGTGGGGAGGGCTCCCCACATGACAGGGAGGTGCGGGCTCCATCCCTGCAGTCAGGGTGTGGGGGTCGCAGGACCCCGCCACCCAAAGAAGGAAGGCCAGGCCCAGCAGCAGGACAGGACGCACCCCAGCCCGCCAAGGTCCCAGGCAGACTGCGGCAGCAAAGCCAACAGATGGTCAGGAGGCAGGGCTGTGCGCCCTCCCACCCAGACCACCCCTCCAGTCTGGGGGCCAGGTatcccaggctgggctgggagaTCCTCCCACTGTCCCAGCCAAGGACCACGacagaagagggaaggaggagccaACCAAGCTGGAGGGACCCACTGGTTTGGTGGCCAGAAGAGAGGAGGTCAGAAGACAGGGCAGCCACTGCCCAGAAGAGACCCCAGGGGAGGAGCTGAGGAGCCAGATGGGGGCTCCGTGAAGAGAGAACGAGGAGCAGCTGCTCATGCGAGGCCAACTCAGGTGGGGGCTCATGCTGTGCCTTCCCAGTGCCCTGCAACTCCTCACAAAGGAGCTGCCTGGAGCCCGTGCCCGCAGCCGAGAGAGCGGGCCCAGGTGAGACCACTGGCCTGGCCCCCGGGGGCACCATGAGGTAGCAGAGACCCTACGAGAAGCCCCCAGGCTCCTTAGAGCTGGTGACAGGTCTGGCCGGTCCAGGGCCTTGGCTGTGAGCTTGGCTATTGCGCTGAGGGACCTCCCCACACCCTCAGGGATGGGTTCTCGCCCCTGCCACCTCACAGGAGACGTGCCAGGCACGGGACTTCCAGAGCCACACGCAGACTGTGGGCCAGGGCAGGCAAAGCAGACAGCTGGAGCCAGGCCCTGCCCCTCTCCACAAAACGCCTTGTGGCCAGAGACCAGTTTCCCTCTTTAGACATCAGCTGGCCTAATGCAGGCCTAACCTCCCCATCCTGTGGAGAGGGGCCTGGAAGCATCTCTCCACATTAAGGGACTTCCCAACGTGAGATATCTTCCTTCAAACTAGGCATTCCCTGAAAACAAGACTGTGTTCTCCTCAAACTGGGCCCCCTGACAGACCTCAGGCTCCCCACTCAGAGCAAGGCCCCCCCAAAGGTGGAATCACATCCCCCTCATTCAGCAAGCTCCCCAGACACGAGACCAGGCCTGTCCCTCAGGTCATGGTTCCCCCAAGACAGGGCCGTGTCTCCTTTTCAGTGTGGGGCCCCACCCCCAGGCGGGCCAAGAGCTCTCTCCCTGACCAGACCCCCAGCCCGGGCTCCCATTCAGATGCTTCCCAGAGAGAATGAGGCGTGTGGTGCCCCATGGGAGCCACACACAGGGATGACCCCTCTGAACAGAGGCTCCCAGAGAAGGGGCCACATCTTCCCCTCAGGATCCCCGAGATGGGACCTGGCCTCCTCCTGAGCCTGCCtctggggggagggaggggcacCTCCTTCCCAGACTCCTCTGCCAACCACAGCCAAGGCCATAGCCGTGGCCCCTGCCTCCTCCGCCCTGGCTGCGTGGCCTCTGCCCCTTGCTGACAGCCAGGCACAAGGCCCTGCTCGCCCTTCCCTTGCTCGCTtgggtccccccacccccaccccatccaaCCATCCTCCCTCCAGGGTCTGATGGGGCCATGAGTTAGGACCCCTCTCTCCTCAGGGGCCTGACCCCAACCCAAGAGCCAGGCAGCCTGGAGACTGACGGGGCTGGAGGCCGTGGGCGCACCCCGTGCGTGCAGGCGGCGTGGGCGCAGACGGGCCTGGTGCTGGCAGCTACCCGCCCTGGCCGGCTGCCCTCCGCAGTTACCTGGCCGATTAGTTTTAAGGTGGGCCCTCAGAGCAGATGGAGGCCTCCCCAGGGGCGGTCCCGGGTGGGTGCCCACACCACtggccccaccacgcctggcgctCTGCTGCGCTCGTCCAGAGCTGGCGGGCAGGGCCGGCCAGGGGAGCAAGGTCCCCAGCACGTGGGCTGCACTGCCCCCCTCTAGCCCTGACTAAGGACATGAGCCCCGGAAGAAGTGAGCATTTCTATTGACCGATTGCAAAGGTGAGAGAGGATCTCCAAAGCCCATTGTCACTGCTGCCATCTGAAAGACAGTAAAGACAGAGTTCAGTCTGTTGGAGCCGAGCAGTCTCCCGCTCTCGTCAACACCTCACGCAGACAGCGGCAAGGCCCGGAGTCCCCGCCCTGCCAGGGAGGCCGCCTGCCTTCCCACACTGCCGGCCGCCGGCACCTGCCCAGGGGGGCCGCAGCGCCCCATGTGCCCCGCCCTGCAGCCTTGCAGCTGGGCCGGCCGGCCGGggcagaaaggaagggagggagggagggaggaagggagggagggaggagggcagtgGAGCACAGTGAACGGCCAGGACATCTCCTGGCAGTGTGAATGTCTGAGGgctgggcggggggtggggggcgtgaGGCTCGAGGCCCAGGAACCTGTTGGCCTCACACCGGCCTCTTCCCACAAAGGTATCGCAGCCTCCGGCCACAGGCCTGGAGCAGGGCCCCAGGGGAGGTGCCTCCAGACTGTCCCCTCAGTCCTGGGGCTGAGCCCAGGTGGTCTGGACTCACTGCAGGGGTGAGGGCCTGAGCAGTCTTATCCAGGCCACGGGGGCAGGGAGGCCCACACCCTGCACGCTGCCACCATCGGCTGTGCACAGCTGGGGCAGGGAGCAGGGGAGAGACCAGAGGCCACAGTGTGAAGACCAGGAAGGGGAAAAGGGTAGAGCTATAGCCAAGCAGCCAGGAAAGGGGCTGCGGTGCTTTAGGGGCTCCAGCGAGCAACAGGTGGGAAAGGCTGGGCCACTCGTGCCTCAGAGAGGACCCCGGGGGTCCCGAGCATGAGTCTTTGAGAACCGGAGCACTGTAACAGCTTGCGGGGACGGCCGCAGGCACCGGAGGAGGAAGAGCGTGAAGAGGAGGAGATGGTGGCGGTGGTGGGGAGGGTGGTGGAGGCTCTGGCCGGGGCTCACCTGCAGGTTGgtgagctgctgctgctggtgcgcGATGGTCTGCTTCACCAGCACGCTCTTGATGCTCTGCTCCATGGCGTACTTCTTGGCCTGAGAGAGGCGGCAGTGAGGAGCACTGGGGGCCCAGCCCATGGGAGACAGGCCTGCCCCgcaccctgcccctgcccctgcccccagttGACTGTCCCACACTTGCAGTGCCCTGGGAGGTCCGTGCTCACCTTCTGAAGGGCCTCCTGCTGCTCGGGCGTCAGAGGAGGCAGCCCCAGCTTGGCGGCTGTGCTCTGCCCGTTCTCCATCTTGATGGAGTCTGTGCCCTGGTAGGGGAGCAGGGGAATCCGTCAGCAGCAAGTTCAAGTTCTCCTTCACGCGGCCCCAGGAGTGCCACCCCACCTGTCTCCCAAACACTGCACATGGGCTCTGGCCCAGCCCCTTCCCAGAGAGACAGGACCCTAGCACAGACTGTCCCCTGCCTGGCCTGAGGCCAGCCCTTCTGACATTGCTGTCCCCAGCCCAGGCCACTGTCTCCCCCGGGACCCATGGGGTAGAACACAGAATGAGGCAGGCAGGTGCCCTGGAGGCCCTGGGCCAACCCGAGCAATTGTGGGGCCCAGGCCACAGTGGCCTCCTCGGGAACCACCAAGATAAACAGCTGGAGGCAGGAAAGGGGTCCAGCCCCTTGTTGTCAGTCTGACCCCAGAGCTGCTATCACATGCCCTGCAGGAGAGCCAGCCTCAGCTGTCCTCCAAGGCAGGAGAAAAGGGCCACGGCTCCCTGGACGTTCTGGGACTCCTTGCTCCCAGGCTCCTCCTCACAGTCCCTGCCACAGACACAGGCTCAGCTACCCTGGAGTTTCAAGGGGCCCAACCAAGGAGCAAATACAAGGGCCTCTCTCCCAACAGTGCTTCCCCCCCGGTCCCTGCAGGCACTGTGCACACCTCCCAGAGAACACAGGCCTCTCTCGGGCCACACGAGCCCTGCAGAGGGCTCCAGCTCACTTCCACACACTCTTGCATGggctgtgcctggcccactggGAGAAGCCAGGAGCAGACCCACTGGCACCCTAGCCAGGTGGGCCGGGGACCAAGAGCCCTTGGGCAGTCACAGCCACTGCAGACCCAAGCTGATGCCAACCAGGATTATGTTTACGTCCCTTCTGTCAAAATCCATCCCTAAGCTTTTTGCAGAGGGAAGAACGCAGCTGTGTGAGCAGGGAGGCATGGCCAGCAGGCCCATCAGAGTGTGGGGTGGGCAGACAGCATGCCTGCACCTGTCCTCCAGCTCAGCAAGCACAAAGATCACTGGCCCACCAACCGGGCCCTCCCAGACTTCCAGACACAGCCTTGAGGGAcagcagagaagagagaagggtCCCCAGCACAGAAGTGATGAGCAAGGACAGAGGGAcacaggaggcaggaagggacagGCTGGCCCAAGCCCCCAAAACCCCCTCCTGCCTGCCAAGTGCTGGGATGGTGGCCCAGACTCAAAGGGCAGGAAGCCCTGGAGACCCCTCCCCAGGCAACTAGAGTCCCAACCAGTCCCTGAAGGTCAAAGGCTGGCTGTGGGTGGCACCAGGTGCCCCAGTCCGGCTCACACTAGGCCTGTCCTCACCACCCTCACAGCTGGCCCCAAGCCCATTCCTCCTTAGTGGGAAAGAGGGCCCAAGAGCCAGCGGCTGGGACTTGAGAGCAGGCTGTCACCATGGTAATCAATGCCAACCCCCTCAGCCCCCAGACACTTTTCAATCTCCTCTTTGTCTTGGTAAACAAAAGGCCCTTCTCCCACCAACCAATGGCCGACTGGGGACTGGGCGCCAGCCAAGGGCCAGGAAGCACCAGCCCCCACATCTCCCAGGATCCAGGCTGCATACCATGTCCCAGTCCCACCCCCTGAGTGTGCCTGGGGGACCAAGAGGGCCCAGCCCCAAGAGGCCGCCAGGCCACCTTGCTGAGGCCCCGCTGGAATGCTCTGGAGGCGGGCGCTACCATGGAGAAGCACAAAGAACCCACTACCCAGCCACAGGCCCAGCTCCACCTCCGAGAGGATCTGCTCCCAAGGCTGGGCCATCGAACAGACCAAGACTCACCCGCACCCACTCTGGAGCCTGGGGCCGAGAAAAGATGGGGAGGGCTGAGTCCCAACCAGACCTGTGCTTTGATTTGCGCATTGcttcattgttttgtttaaattaaaaCACAGAGGTCTGAAATGAAATCTGTACTTCTGGCTCCTACAGCGCTGCACGTTCTGGAAACCTTGGCCCACCCTTCCTGCAAGACGCTGATGCCTAAGAACCCCTGAGCTCCAGGCCCCGGCGTCCCCGCCCAGCCAGATTTTCAACAGCCCCCGCCTGGTGCTTGGAGCAGGGCAGATGCAGAGGGCAAAGGCCAGCTCAGTGGCTGGGTGGGGAAGGTGCAGGGCTGGCGCAGGGAGAGGGCCGTGGTCCTGAAGGCAGTTGCCTGCCCAGAGGCAGAAAGGGTTCCTGAGGTTCCTcccgccccacccccagccagcccTCTCTGGGCCCAGGGACGCAcaggcgggcgggcgggcaggcgGGCGGGCCTGAGGGAGAGGATGCTTAAGGTCAGTACCTGTGGAGGTTTCCATTTGTCTCCCGCTGCCAccactgccgccgccgccgccggctcGGACCCCCCTCCTTGTTGGCCATTGACCTGCTGCAGGCAGGAAGGAGATGTTGTAATGGACAGGCACACCACCCCACCGCCCAGGCCTGCTCTCCTCCCGAGCTAAGGGCTGAGCTCCTCACAGATAAGCAAGGGAGGCCGGGCAGGGAGGCATTCCTGACACGACCGACCCCTGCAGCCCAAACTGCCCTCTCTTCACACCCATCAGCACGCCCAGGCACCTGGTCAGAAGCAGAGCAGAGCCTGGGCTGGGCCAGGGCTGCCAGCGAGTCCCAGTGGGGACGGGGAGGAGGGTAGAGAGAGCTGTGCTCCTGCCCCAGGCCAAAGAAAGCCATCCTCTCCTGCCGGCAGGCTGGACGGCCAAAGGAACCGGCTGGGTGTCCCCCATGCCCTCCTGAGGCAGCAGCGGTGCCTTCCTGGCAACCTGTACACATCTTGGCCAGCCCACaactcagccccagccccagtgcCTTCCACAAGCTCTGGCCAAGCCCAGGTCCCAGTTCTCTCCTGAAGGCACTTTTAAGCAGCATGGTGGGCAGGGGTCTGGATGCGCAGGCCTTCCTTCCCTGGCAACAGAACCATCCAGAGCTGTCTCGCAGGAGGATGGCCAAGAGCTTGGCCCTCTGCACTCGGTAAGACCCACACCTGAGGGGGCACAGGAAGGAGGAGCAGCTCCACAGTGGTCTTGAGGGATGGCGGGGCAAGGACAGCCCACGGGCAGGAGATGGGGAACGTTGTGGGGGTCGGGAGATGGTGGAAGGGCCTTGAGACCTACTCTACCTTCTCAGAGGCTGCACAACGAGAACCAAGGCAGCATGCAGTCACCCCGCTCCCAGCTCAAGGATGAGACCCACAATATCTAAGGACAGAAGAGATCAGTGTGCCCACCCTTGGAGCCATGTGCGCAAAGCCAGAGGCTGGGCTGACCCACCAGAGTGTCCCAGGTCCTCCAGCCTCCAGGGAAGGAGCACCACCACCAGCCCAGCTGCACTGGCGAAGGCCAACCCAGCCTGTGCCTGGAGCTGCTCCCGATGCTGCCGACATGGGTGTGCTCTAGCTGCCCAACTCAGCCCCACGCTGCCTAGACACTGCACCCCGGAGAGAGTGAAAGGAAACAAGGGCCCCTCCCACCGCATGCACAGCCAGAGCAGAGGctgcctctttttttgttttttttttttctgagacagggtctgcctctgttgcccagactggagtgcggtggtgcaaccacggctcactgcaacctctgcctcctgggaccacaggcacgcgccaccacacctggctaatttttgtatttttggtagagatgggggtctccatgttgcccaggctggtctcaaacaatccacctatctcaacctccaaagtgctggtactacaggcgtggaccaccgtgcccagccaaggctgCCTCTCACTGCCCACAGCAAGAGATCACTTCACAACCAGTCTCCAGATACCCATGAACAGGGTGAAATGAGGGGCACTTTTGTAACTTCCTGCTCCCCCAGATCACTGCACTAACCCACAAGTGAACCACAAcagtgttgacagtgggatgtggCTCAGAAAAACTTTTTCCTGGGAAAAGCTGGGCCACTGGTGCATTCTACACAGGACACCCCACGCCATTCCTGGCAGATGGGAGTTCCCAGCTGCATGGAGCTTAGAGTTCTGTGCTAACCAGACGCTGGGAGAGCTTGGAGGAAATTGGTGTTTACAGTCACAACTAGTCACGTACTGCCATCTTTAGGCAATGAAAATGGCATCTTTATGGTCAGGATGCCCCTCAGCACCAGGCAGCAGTGCTTGGAAGGATGGGAAGCCCCTCTGAGGGGCGGCACAGCAGAGAGGCTCTGGGGTGCCAACTCTGGGATTGCCTTTCCTCAGCCCAGAGCGAAGAGGAGTATTTCCAACAGAAAACAAGAAGAGCAATgtaggggctgggcgtggtggctcacacctgtaactccagcactttgggagaccgatgtagcacttgagaccagcctggacaacacagcaagacgctgtctctatggaaaaaaaagtttttttaaagtaatgtggccagacgcagtggctcacgcctgtaatcccagcactttgggaggccaaggcaggtggattgcttgaggtcaggagttggagaccagcctggccaacacggtgaaactccatctctactaaaaatacaaaaattagctgggcgtggtggtgggcgcctgtaatcccagctacttgggaagctgaggtgctaCCatgaattgcctgaacccaggaggcagaggttgcagtgagctgggatcaccccactgcactccagcctgggcgataaagcaaaactccgtctcacacacacaaaaaaaaaaaaaagaaaaaaaagtaatgtggAGCGAATGACTGAAGCTCCCAAGGTCTCAAGCCTTCAGGCTCCTCAGCTGCGAATGGGGATGGCCTGTCTCCTAGGGCTACTGCGAAGATTCAGTGAAATCCCAACACCCCCCCAATCCCATAACCTGCAGTCCCTGCACATGGAAAGCAGCAAAGCAAGCCACAGGTTCCAGCACTCATCAGTATTGTTAACAACATCCAGTGTCAGATACCCAGGGCAGAGCTGGCTGCAGGACACTGCCTTCTATCTGTCAGTTCCCTTCACACAATGAACACTGCTTACTGTGTGCCCAGGCTCCACACTGAGCGCTGCAGAGGCAGCAGAAATGAGACGAGAAAGACGTCTCTCTCAGTAGCCTGGTGTCAGCTGCCAGCAAAGAATGCCAAAATCAAAGATGACTTCTGTAGTTTACCAGCACTACGAAGAAAGCACAGGATAAGAAAGGAGTAGCTATGAGGTGTGCCAGGCCATGGCAGCCAGGGGCCTCTCTATGAGGTGACATTGCAGGCTGGGGCCTACAGAAGAAAGCAACTGGGACCCCAAGGGTGATGACCCCAAATGAGAGCTGGTCCAGCTGTCAGTGAAGAGAAGAACGGAGCCACGCGCCAAAGTGAAAAGATGCATCCAGAAGACCTACCCTTGCTGCAAAGAGGCAGCCGGCCTCATTCTGCAGCCACCAGGCAGAAGGCATGCCCACGGGAGGGGAGGCCCTTCTGCATCTTCTGGCTTCCTTCCCCACCAGGCCACTGTCAGCCAAGTTCAGCTGCTCCATTCAACCTCCCATGAGAGCTGAAGCAGCATGAGACAGGGGACAGGCTCTCATCACTGTGCCCAACCAGGACGGTGGGGAGCAGATAACCCTTCTAGAAGCCTTTCCATCCCAATGATTAAAAGAGGAATGGGTTAGACTACAGGTTACAGCTCACTCCTGGAGTCTGATGCAAGCCTCAACCCTGACAATAAAAAAACATGTATTAAACCCAACAGAATTTGGATGGCAACAAACACCCCAACGGAGAACCCGTTGATGGGGTCAGTTATGGCCCACATCCAACTCAACAATGACACCACCTATCTGGCACCACGCCACAGCAGACCTGAGCCCCCATTTAACCCTCATGAGCACAGGGCGCTGTTCTGCGGGTGCTTGGGGAGTGATGCATCCActctcctcctccaccttcccGTGTCCAGTCCTTGTCTCTgagcctcctcctccttcaccaTCAACTCTCTGACTGCTGCCAGACTAGGTCGTCAACCCTTACCTCCTTTCTCTCTGGAGTGCCCCTCAAACGTCACTTACTCCTGTGGCTTCAAGAGAAAGGACATGGTAGAAAGAGTGGAGTTAGCCAGCCCTGTGAATCACACACTGGGCTGCCCTCACAAGCTAGGTATCTTGTGCAAATGCCTCTCTCCCCCTAGTAACTGGTTTCTGCCTCAGTGGGACATGGGACTCGCCCACCCGCTGGGGGCCTGGCAGTGGCAGTCTAAAGACACTCCCTGGTCCTGTCAGTCCAGCCTTCAGCCATTTGCCCAAGTCGTCTTCTCAAACAGACCTTATCCCATCCTGCTGGgtgtgggctggggggagggtGACAAGAAATACAGAGATAAACTGTGGCTGAGAAAGATCCAAAAGGGGATTAGGTCCTATAAGCTAAATGGTGAGGAGGAAAGACCAGACTTCATCGCGCATGTCTTGTGTGCATGGGTGTTCTCCCTCTACGTTAATAACGCCTGCCCTGCCCGGGGAGGTGGGCACTGAGCAGAGCAGGGGGCGACTCACTCCCCTGGATGCCCACGCAGCTCCCTACGGCGCCCAGCAAATGGCACTCTGGGTGGGAACTGGTTTCTGGTCGGGACTAGACCTCCAACTGCCTGTCTGGTTCCCCACTGTGTCCCCAAATCCTCCCTACTAGAGCTTGGGACAATGCGATTTCTCAAAACACGTAGGATGAGAGCGCACGTCCTTCCTTCCCAAGCGGAGACAAGAGAATGGAGATAACCAGATCCCTCCCTGTACAGCACCGGAGAACGAATTCATAGCTGCAGGCGTAGTGAGCCAAGGACACCCCGCGCTCTGAGCTGCAGACCCCTTTCTACAGGTCCCGTCCCCTTCTGATCCCATCAACCCGAAGGCCCACGCATCACCCCCAGGACCCCGCTTCCGTCCTGACCACGGCGCACACCCCCGTCGGCAAAGGGAGGACGACGACCCCCGCTTGCCGGACCTAGCGGACAGGAACGCGACCCCGCCAGGATCGCCCTCAAGGGCCACACGCCGCGCCCaggcccccgccccgccccgccggaAGCTGGGGTCCGCAGGCCGGAAGCCGAGGCCGCGAGCCGGCCGCCGGCGcgcgcccgccccgcccccgcctcaCGCGACCCAGGGACACAAGGGAGTCCGCGCGGGACCTGGGAAGACCGCCGCGTTCTTGAGAGGCCCTCCGCGCCCAGGCTGGGCCGACGACCCGGCCCCGCAAGCCGAGGGCCGCCCGCGGTCATGGGGGGCTCACTTACGAGAGCTATGGTCGCCGTCGCCATCTTGCGTCCGTCGCGGCCGCCGCGCGCGCCACCCACTCTTGCTCCTTCTGCTGTCTCGCGCGATCTGGGCGCCAGCGCACGGAACTCTCGCGAGGAAGGAAGTAACGCGCTTCCGGGGCGGGGAGGAATGGTTAACGCCCCCGGGAGGGGCGACGGAAGGGGCGTGCTCTTGGCTGGGCGAGGGGCGTGGCCCGCGCACCTTGGGCGTCTGGGGGCGTGCGCCGTGGGACTCGAGTCGGGCGTATCTCTGCGTGGCCGACGCGGGCGCGCGTGGTACCCTTCGCCGCCCCTCGCCCTTGCGGCCACTGCTACgcttcttttctctgccttttttggAGAAAACGCCGTCGCGGGCGTCGTCCAGAAGCTCTCCCTCAGGAGGCAGGGGAAAGAGCGGGGCCCTCCTGGGCTGGAGGAGTCTCGGGTGATGAAAGGCCCGCGTTTCAGGCTCACGTCGTGAGATGCGTCGTCCCCGC
The Symphalangus syndactylus isolate Jambi chromosome 7, NHGRI_mSymSyn1-v2.1_pri, whole genome shotgun sequence genome window above contains:
- the PUF60 gene encoding poly(U)-binding-splicing factor PUF60 isoform X10; this translates as MEQLNLADSGLVGKEARRCRRASPPVGMPSAWWLQNEAGCLFAARVNGQQGGGSEPAAAAAVVAAGDKWKPPQGTDSIKMENGQSTAAKLGLPPLTPEQQEALQKAKKYAMEQSIKSVLVKQTIAHQQQQLTNLQMAAQRQRALAIMCRVYVGSIYYELGEDTIRQAFAPFGPIKSIDMSWDSVTMKHKGFAFVEYEVPEAAQLALEQMNSVMLGGRNIKVGRPSNIGQAQPIIDQLAEEARAFNRIYVASVHQDLSDDDIKSVFEAFGKIKSCTLARDPTTGKHKGYGFIEYEKAQSSQDAVSSMNLFDLGGQYLRVGKAVTPPMPLLTPATPGGLPPAAAVAAAAATAKITAQEAVAGAAVLGTLGTPGLVSPALTLAQPLGTLPQAVMAAQAPGVITGVTPARPPIPVTIPSVGVVNPILASPPTLGLLEPKKEKEEEELFPESERPEMLSEQEHMSISGSSARHMVMQKLLRKQESTVMVLRNMVDPKDIDDDLEGEVTEECGKFGAVNRVIIYQEKQGEEEDAEIIVKIFVEFSIASETHKAIQALNGRWFAGRKVVAEVYDQERFDNSDLSA
- the PUF60 gene encoding poly(U)-binding-splicing factor PUF60 isoform X8, whose product is MEQLNLADSGLVGKEARRCRRASPPVGMPSAWWLQNEAGCLFAARVNGQQGGGSEPAAAAAVVAAGDKWKPPQGTDSIKMENGQSTAAKLGLPPLTPEQQEALQKAKKYAMEQSIKSVLVKQTIAHQQQQLTNLQMAAVTMGFGDPLSPLQSMAAQRQRALAIMCRVYVGSIYYELGEDTIRQAFAPFGPIKSIDMSWDSVTMKHKGFAFVEYEVPEAAQLALEQMNSVMLGGRNIKVGRPSNIGQAQPIIDQLAEEARAFNRIYVASVHQDLSDDDIKSVFEAFGKIKSCTLARDPTTGKHKGYGFIEYEKAQSSQDAVSSMNLFDLGGQYLRVGKAVTPPMPLLTPATPGGLPPAAAVAAAAATAKITAQEAVAGAAVLGTLGTPGLVSPALTLAQPLGTLPQAVMAAQAPGVITGVTPARPPIPVTIPSVGVVNPILASPPTLGLLEPKKEKEEEELFPESERPEMLSEQEHMSISGSSARHMVMQKLLRKQESTVMVLRNMVDPKDIDDDLEGEVTEECGKFGAVNRVIIYQEKQGEEEDAEIIVKIFVEFSIASETHKAIQALNGRWFAGRKVVAEVYDQERFDNSDLSA